In bacterium, the genomic stretch ACATAGGAATGAAGGGTGGCACAATAATAATCAAAGCCACCGACAGGGTAATGATTGATATTATAAAACCAGGAAGATTCTTTTTTACAATAGAATATATTATACCAAGGATACCCGCTACACCAATGGTATAGATTATCAATATAAATACTGAAAAAGCCATTTCGTTGAACTCTACTTCTGCTCCCGTTCTACCTTGACCGTGCACTCGGTCACTAATGCCGCCACCGCGCCGATGGCGGCCAGGGTCGGGGCGATCAGGGCGCCCACCACCCCGATGGTCAGCGGGAAGGCGATGATGGTCTTTCCATCCTTGTCGATGATGGTGATGCGGCGGATGTTGCCTTGCCGGACCAGTTCCTTGATCTTTGCCAGCAGCTGCTCGCCGGATACTTTTATTTCCTCGGTGAATTGGTCTGGCATGGTTCTGTTCCTTTCATAATTATCCATCCACAGATTTTACAGATTAACGCAGATCATATTCTCTGGGCAGAAGGTACAACCAAGATGTCGAATTTAAGAAACCTTGGTTCCCATGATCATTGCGGCCGCGATCCGCCCCGACTGGTAGATGGTGGGCAGGCCCGAGCCGGGGTGGGTGCCGCCGCCCACCAGGTAGCAGTTCCTAAACTCCTCAAAACGGTTGTGGGGCCTAAAGGACAGCATCTGGGAGATCTTGTGGCTGAGGTTGAAGGTGGCCCCATGGTAGATCCCGTATTCATTTTCCCAGTCGGCCGGGGTGATGATCTTCTCCATCTCTATATGTTGGTCAATGTCCTTGAGCTCGGTCTTCTGCTTGATGATCCCGATCACCCGGTCGCGGAAGGCTTTTCGCTCCTTCTGCCAGTCCAGCCCTGAGGTCTGGTTGGTGACCGGCACCAACACGTAAATTGCCGACTTGCCGGCCGGAGCCAAAGTGGGGTCGGTGATGCTGGCGTTCTGGATGTAGACCGAGGGGTCGCTGGACAAGGCCTTGCGGTGGACGATGTCCTCCACGTTGTCCCGGTAGTCATCGGCGAAGATCACGTTATGGTGCGGTATGTCGTACAGTTTGTCCAGGCCCAGGTAGAGCATGAAGGTGGAGCAGGAATATTCCATCTTTTTAAGTTTGGCGTCGGTGTATTTCTTCCGGTCTTCGGGTTTCACCAGATGGCTCATGGCCCAGGCGAAATCGGGGTTGAGGATCACCTCGTCGGCCTCTATGGTCCGGCCGTCCTCCAGCAAAACGCCTTTGGCAGTGCGGTCCTTCACCATCAATTGTTTTACCGGGGTGTTCAGGTGGATCCGTCCGCCGTCCTCCTGGATCACCCTGGCCATGGCTTCAGATATCTTATTGAGCCCGCCGATGGGGTGGTAGATGCCGAACTTATGCTCGATCACCGACAGGATGGTGAAGGTGGCCGGGCACTGCCAGGGCGACATCCCCAGGTATTTGGCCTGGAAGGTCATGGCGATCCGCAGGTGCTCGTGCTTAAAATAGCCGGCCAGCCGGTGATAGACCGAGGCGAAGGGGTCCAGCCGGGGAACGGCTTTAAGGAACCTGGGCTTGAGATAGGATAGCAGGCTGCCGTAGGGCACCTTCAGGCAGGGGTAGACCCGGTCAAACTTCTTGCCTTCGGTCTTTTTGAACCGCAGGTAATTTTGGCCGTCCCCGGGGAAGGCCCGCTCGATCTCCTCCACCATTCTTTTCTCATCGCCGGTGGGGAAGAAGTCCTTTGCCCCGTCAAAGCGCAGGCGGTACATGGGATCGATGCGCTTAAGGTCCAGGTATTTGTTCAGGTCCCGGCCGGCGTCGGCAAAGGACTGCTCCAGCACTTCCAGCAGCATCAGGAAGGTGGGGCCGGTGTCAAAGGTGAATCCGCCCAGCCTGATGGGAGCGTTGCGGCCGCCCACCACGTCCTTCTTTTCAAAGATATCCACCTGGTGGCCCTGGTGGGCCAGCTGCATGCCGGCGGTCAGCCCGCCCGGCCCGGCCCCGATGATGATGATTTTTTTCTTCGGCATAATAACAACTTTATTGTTACAATAATTTATTCTCGGCAAAACTGTAATACCCCAGCCGGCCCACTATCAAATGGTCCAGCACCCGGATGTCCAGCGTCCTGGCCACGCTGACGATGGAGTCGGTCAGCTGCCGGTCCTCCGGCGAGGGCTGGCAGTGCCCGCTGGGGTGGTTGTGCACCAGGATCATTCCGGCGGCGTGCAGGTTCAGGGCTTCTTCGATGATCCGCCGGGGATAGACCGCCGCCTTGTCCACCGTGCCCTGGTTGATGGTCTTGTATCTCAGCACCTCGTTCTTGGTGTTGAGATAGATGCAGAGAAAGGCTTCGTTGGGCAGTCCGGCCATCTTGGTCCGGGCGAAAGCCAGCACCGACTGGGGCGAGGAAAGGGCGTCCCGGGATATCATCCCGGCCGCCAGGTACTGCTCGGACAGGTGCTTGGCCAGCTTGATCAGCACTCCCGGGGAGCTTCCCAGGCCTTTGATCTTCTCCAGGTCTTCCGGCGAAGCGTCCAGTACTCCGGCCAGGCCGCCGAAAACCGCTATCAGTTCCTTGGCCAGGGGCTTTACATCGCGCCGGGGCAGGGCATAGGTCAGCAGCAGTTCCAGCAGTTCGTAGTCGTGCAGGCCTTCTCCGGCGGTCTGGCGGAATTTATCCTTCAGCCTTTGGCGGTGACCCGAGGTCTGTTCTTTCTTGTCCATGCCTCGCCTATTTTGTATTCCCTCATCAGGTTGATAAACCGGCTTGCATATTTGCCGGGTTTGTTATACAATTTATCCGAACCCTCTTTTAAAGGGAGGCCTATGGAAAAGTACACCATCCTGGTGGTCGAAGATGAGGCCAACATGGCGCGCCTGCTGGAATTTCAGCTGCGGAGCGCCGGCTATCAGGTGATCCAGGCCCGGGACGGCCAGGACGGCCTGCAGGTGGCCAAAGAGAAGCATGTGGACCTGATCCTGACCGACATCATGATGCCGCTGATGGACGGCTACGAGCTGTGCCGGGCGGTCAAACAGAGCCCGGAACTGTGGCACATTCCGGTGATCATGCTCTCGGCCAAGGCCGACCGGGCCAGCATCATTCATGGTTATGCGGTGGGCGCCGCCCGCTACCTGACCAAGCCGCTTAAGCGGGAGGAGCTGTACAAGGGCATTGACCTGCGGCTTAAGTATTCTTACAAGGCCAAGGTCATGCTGGACCGCAAGGCCAAGGAGTGGGCCGGCCGGCTGTCGGAGAACAACGTTTTCACCGTGCTGGAGCTTTTCTCCATCGGCGGCTGGACCGGGCGGATAGACATCACCAACTCCATGGGCCAGCACGGCTGCCTGCACATAGCCAGGGGTTCCATCCTTAGCTGCAGCCTGGAGGGGCAGAGCAATAATTTCAACATCTTCCTGGTGCTGTCCTGGGAAAAGGGCGAATTTACCGCCTTCCGGTACTGATCTTCCCTTTACAAAAAAATACCGGATCAAACCGAAACTTTACCACAGAATCACGGAAGGTTGAATAAGTATTTTCCGTGTTTCGGCAATTCAGTGTTTCCGTGCCTGCACGCTATAGCGTTACGGCGCGCAAGCGTGGAAATCCTGTTTATTTCGACATGGCCTTTTTACGCTGTGCAACAGGCATCTTCTCTATGGCATATCTTAAGGCGGTCCGGGGCATTTGCCTATTGTTCTTCATTACATAATCGAACACCTCTCCGGGGAACTTTTTGCAGGACTCTTTCAGCAGCCAGCCGTAACCTTTTTGCACCAGGTAGTGATCGTCACACAGCAGGGCGCCGGATGTCTTTAGCACATCACTAAAATATTTGCCCCGCCTGACGGGGTAGATCAGAATCACCGCCGCCGCCCGGCGCAAAGGCCATTGTTTGGACTTGGTCCAGCGCAAGAAGTTCGGGAGAAACTCGGGGAAGCGGTCTATAAAATACCCGAAGGTGTGGCAGCACAGGTCGTCCACTCCACCCCAGTTGTTGACATGGTCCTTAAGCCAGCGTTCGAAGACATTGAAGTCCGAAGGCTGGAATTCCCGGCGGCGGCGCCAGGCCCAGTCAAAGGCGATGGTGCGCTCCTCGCTGGTGCCGTAGGAGAGCAACTGGTCGCACAAGGCAAAGATCTCAACTCTCTCCAAACCCTTCACCTGCCGGTAGTACTTGGCCGAGATGGCCCGGACCACCGGAAGGCGCACCCCGTGCAGGACAATGCCTTCCTTGAAGTAATTCTGCGCGCCTTCACGATAAACGGGGTCCACATTCTTCAGCAGCTCGGCCCGGATATGTTTGATGATGTCGTTCACGGGCGGACATTATGGTCGTTTATCTTTCTTATCGTTTTGTCTTTTACCAGTTTTCTGAAATCAGCAAGAATGCTCTCAATCTGGCATTCTTCAAAACCATAAGACAAGTTAAGGTCGTATTCTCTGTCAATCCATGTTTTTATATCAGCTTCATTGTGCTGAATAACTGCTTCTAATTTATCAAGTGCTTTTACTATCCGGGCTTCTTTTGAAAGGTGATCATCAAAATCTTCT encodes the following:
- a CDS encoding DUF4342 domain-containing protein encodes the protein MPDQFTEEIKVSGEQLLAKIKELVRQGNIRRITIIDKDGKTIIAFPLTIGVVGALIAPTLAAIGAVAALVTECTVKVEREQK
- the crtI gene encoding phytoene desaturase family protein, whose amino-acid sequence is MPKKKIIIIGAGPGGLTAGMQLAHQGHQVDIFEKKDVVGGRNAPIRLGGFTFDTGPTFLMLLEVLEQSFADAGRDLNKYLDLKRIDPMYRLRFDGAKDFFPTGDEKRMVEEIERAFPGDGQNYLRFKKTEGKKFDRVYPCLKVPYGSLLSYLKPRFLKAVPRLDPFASVYHRLAGYFKHEHLRIAMTFQAKYLGMSPWQCPATFTILSVIEHKFGIYHPIGGLNKISEAMARVIQEDGGRIHLNTPVKQLMVKDRTAKGVLLEDGRTIEADEVILNPDFAWAMSHLVKPEDRKKYTDAKLKKMEYSCSTFMLYLGLDKLYDIPHHNVIFADDYRDNVEDIVHRKALSSDPSVYIQNASITDPTLAPAGKSAIYVLVPVTNQTSGLDWQKERKAFRDRVIGIIKQKTELKDIDQHIEMEKIITPADWENEYGIYHGATFNLSHKISQMLSFRPHNRFEEFRNCYLVGGGTHPGSGLPTIYQSGRIAAAMIMGTKVS
- the radC gene encoding DNA repair protein RadC, translating into MDKKEQTSGHRQRLKDKFRQTAGEGLHDYELLELLLTYALPRRDVKPLAKELIAVFGGLAGVLDASPEDLEKIKGLGSSPGVLIKLAKHLSEQYLAAGMISRDALSSPQSVLAFARTKMAGLPNEAFLCIYLNTKNEVLRYKTINQGTVDKAAVYPRRIIEEALNLHAAGMILVHNHPSGHCQPSPEDRQLTDSIVSVARTLDIRVLDHLIVGRLGYYSFAENKLL
- a CDS encoding response regulator, giving the protein MEKYTILVVEDEANMARLLEFQLRSAGYQVIQARDGQDGLQVAKEKHVDLILTDIMMPLMDGYELCRAVKQSPELWHIPVIMLSAKADRASIIHGYAVGAARYLTKPLKREELYKGIDLRLKYSYKAKVMLDRKAKEWAGRLSENNVFTVLELFSIGGWTGRIDITNSMGQHGCLHIARGSILSCSLEGQSNNFNIFLVLSWEKGEFTAFRY
- a CDS encoding DNA alkylation repair protein yields the protein MNDIIKHIRAELLKNVDPVYREGAQNYFKEGIVLHGVRLPVVRAISAKYYRQVKGLERVEIFALCDQLLSYGTSEERTIAFDWAWRRRREFQPSDFNVFERWLKDHVNNWGGVDDLCCHTFGYFIDRFPEFLPNFLRWTKSKQWPLRRAAAVILIYPVRRGKYFSDVLKTSGALLCDDHYLVQKGYGWLLKESCKKFPGEVFDYVMKNNRQMPRTALRYAIEKMPVAQRKKAMSK
- a CDS encoding HD domain-containing protein, whose product is HDLSEVKHGDIPGFDKTDADVKNEKKALADISTEYAQLGIGEIINTIEDFDDHLSKEARIVKALDKLEAVIQHNEADIKTWIDREYDLNLSYGFEECQIESILADFRKLVKDKTIRKINDHNVRP